In Anseongella ginsenosidimutans, one genomic interval encodes:
- a CDS encoding TraM recognition domain-containing protein, with the protein MLEGQLVAGKIAMAHLSSPNLYYVLSGLDFTLDINNPEAPKIFCIGNNPMKLQTYGEVISLYVNRLLKVINQKEKEPCGVICDEFPSLVADVIPTITQGRSQKIFVCLGIQDLSQLPKEYGQRCGGCDHQYDRQYYFRAGTGRFSKVDVGPDRAHYAGSSEPFD; encoded by the coding sequence TTGCTTGAAGGGCAGCTCGTGGCGGGCAAGATCGCGATGGCTCACCTGTCATCGCCTAATTTGTATTACGTGTTAAGCGGCTTGGATTTTACCTTGGATATCAATAATCCGGAAGCGCCGAAGATCTTTTGCATAGGGAATAATCCCATGAAATTGCAGACCTACGGTGAGGTGATTTCGCTGTATGTCAACCGCCTGCTGAAGGTCATCAACCAGAAAGAAAAGGAGCCTTGCGGAGTGATCTGTGACGAATTTCCCAGCTTGGTCGCAGACGTCATTCCTACAATCACTCAGGGCAGAAGCCAGAAAATTTTTGTGTGCCTGGGCATCCAGGATCTGAGTCAGTTGCCGAAAGAATACGGGCAAAGATGCGGCGGATGTGATCATCAATACGACCGGCAATATTATTTCCGGGCAGGTACTGGGCGATTCAGCAAAGTTGATGTCGGACCGGATCGGGCGCATTATGCAGGATCGTCAGAGCCTTTCGATTAA
- a CDS encoding YegP family protein — MADTPDQPIERKVFHSRFELDQVALNAEEDSYQPLPVIRKVDPAMVQRNYEEVKKDVQNIVYTELQRMMNDPQLEGLVVRKEGQSFCRPLIPIRTIENRCFRLEFHRTLLFLIIANHKIMGKFTTKTAQNGQFYFNLKAGNGEIILTSEMYTTRSARDNGIESLERMHRRMNAMRKNGF, encoded by the coding sequence GTGGCCGATACACCCGATCAGCCTATCGAGCGAAAGGTGTTCCATTCCCGGTTTGAGCTGGATCAGGTCGCCTTGAATGCGGAGGAAGATAGCTATCAGCCCTTACCTGTTATCCGAAAGGTCGATCCGGCGATGGTGCAGCGGAATTATGAGGAGGTGAAAAAAGATGTTCAGAATATCGTCTACACCGAACTCCAGCGCATGATGAACGACCCGCAGCTGGAAGGCCTAGTAGTCAGGAAGGAAGGACAGTCTTTTTGTCGACCGTTAATTCCAATACGAACGATAGAAAACCGGTGTTTTAGATTGGAATTTCACCGGACTTTGTTATTTTTGATTATAGCTAATCACAAAATTATGGGAAAATTTACTACTAAAACCGCCCAAAATGGGCAATTTTACTTCAATCTTAAAGCTGGTAATGGAGAGATCATTCTCACCAGTGAAATGTATACTACTCGATCCGCTCGGGATAACGGCATTGAATCGTTAGAGAGAATGCACCGAAGGATGAACGCTATGAGAAAAAATGGCTTCTAG
- a CDS encoding MobC family plasmid mobilization relaxosome protein, producing the protein MTNTDHKRNQRSRRGKGGRPPKKVKRQYVMTVRLTDTERFLIGDKARRAGMRPSEWFRGAAKRASVMARISPEDQRQLRMLAGLANNLNQLVRLTHTDGLLTVQKRCREILRKIDEQLTNLNDDRESDHR; encoded by the coding sequence ATGACGAACACCGATCATAAAAGAAACCAGCGTTCGAGACGTGGCAAGGGCGGCCGCCCGCCGAAGAAAGTGAAGCGGCAATACGTAATGACCGTCCGGCTGACCGACACCGAACGTTTTCTGATCGGGGACAAAGCCCGCCGGGCCGGTATGCGGCCCAGTGAATGGTTCCGCGGGGCGGCCAAGCGGGCCAGCGTCATGGCCCGGATCTCCCCGGAAGATCAGCGGCAACTGCGGATGCTGGCCGGACTGGCAAATAACCTTAACCAGCTTGTCCGCCTGACGCATACCGACGGCCTGCTGACCGTCCAGAAAAGATGCCGGGAGATCCTGCGAAAGATCGATGAACAATTAACCAATCTGAACGATGATCGGGAAAGTGATCACCGGTAA
- a CDS encoding relaxase/mobilization nuclease domain-containing protein, translated as MIGKVITGKSFGGCMRYLMNRPEATVLDAEGVRMDSARAATIDFNLQRKMNPGLGKAAGHLILSWSKEDRPKLSQAIMTECAREYLEKMRIRNTQYLVVQHTDREHPHIHILYNRVNNEGKTLSDRFQRQLNVRVCRAMTQKYGYHLAEGKQHVNRWRLKGADKIRYELHDAIRRAVGTAINWKELEKTLRQEGVGIQYKYRSGTSEVQGISFSKDGMTFKGSAVDRGFSYGKLGELLKSNLLRAVLERSQHPYLASALKPERIQKTAKPTFTLPGSRRTESLLGILLKPEPAGPEPDPAEIERKRKKKRKNQHRGIHL; from the coding sequence ATGATCGGGAAAGTGATCACCGGTAAAAGTTTCGGTGGCTGCATGCGGTACCTGATGAACCGGCCGGAAGCCACCGTCCTCGACGCGGAAGGGGTTCGGATGGACAGCGCCCGCGCCGCCACCATCGATTTCAACCTGCAGCGAAAAATGAACCCGGGGTTGGGCAAAGCTGCGGGGCACCTGATATTGAGCTGGAGCAAGGAGGACCGGCCCAAGCTGAGCCAGGCAATCATGACCGAATGCGCCCGGGAATACCTGGAGAAAATGCGCATCCGGAATACGCAGTACCTCGTTGTGCAGCATACCGACCGGGAGCATCCGCATATCCATATACTCTATAACCGGGTGAACAACGAAGGCAAAACCCTGTCCGACCGTTTTCAGCGGCAGCTAAACGTCCGGGTATGCCGAGCGATGACCCAAAAATACGGCTATCACCTGGCGGAAGGAAAGCAGCACGTGAACCGCTGGCGGCTGAAAGGAGCGGACAAGATCCGGTATGAGCTTCATGACGCGATCCGCCGGGCCGTCGGGACGGCCATCAACTGGAAGGAACTGGAGAAAACCCTCCGGCAGGAAGGCGTCGGCATCCAATATAAATATCGCAGCGGGACCAGCGAGGTTCAAGGGATCTCCTTCAGTAAAGACGGCATGACGTTCAAAGGTTCCGCCGTTGACCGGGGATTCAGCTACGGGAAGCTCGGCGAGCTCTTGAAAAGCAACCTGCTGCGGGCAGTATTAGAGCGGTCGCAGCACCCGTACCTGGCTTCCGCCCTTAAACCGGAACGAATACAGAAAACAGCTAAACCAACCTTCACGCTTCCCGGCAGCCGGCGAACTGAAAGCCTGCTAGGCATCCTGTTAAAACCCGAACCGGCCGGCCCGGAGCCTGACCCGGCCGAAATAGAACGCAAACGCAAGAAAAAACGTAAAAATCAACATAGAGGAATACACTTATGA
- a CDS encoding YegP family protein codes for MASSGKYHFVLKAANHQVIGKSEMYQSSSGRDNGIDL; via the coding sequence ATGGCTTCTAGCGGCAAATACCACTTCGTCCTTAAAGCTGCTAATCACCAAGTGATCGGAAAAAGCGAAATGTATCAGAGCAGTTCCGGCCGCGACAACGGTATTGATCTGTGA
- a CDS encoding AAA family ATPase yields MSQADYIKDIARFGLENDREKLLDSLNELIEHSKSTKKVNFALQLQSIIKESLRRQEVSGMTKVGSPSHYQQLQDRETDELILEKLTSDYSLENLVCSDMVRGKLLHFLQEHQSIELLNRYQLPISNKLLLHGPSGCGKTLASYVIAGELKKMMIVVNLGAIVSAKLGETSKNLAKLFRRAATEDCIIFLDEFDSLGKVRDYNQDHGEMKRVVNTILQLFDYLPQSSIAIAATNQKDMLDEAIMRRFDMSIGFPLPSMEKIKELITLTLRNGDFTFDNKAAVSGIIKLAEGLSYYSIQKTLLNTIKRSLFTQEGNSRNLKPKINTTIWRQLVQEEKEALQTTLA; encoded by the coding sequence ATGAGTCAGGCGGACTATATTAAGGATATTGCACGCTTCGGGCTAGAAAACGACCGGGAGAAGTTATTAGATAGTCTGAATGAGTTGATTGAGCATTCCAAAAGTACCAAAAAGGTAAATTTTGCTCTGCAACTACAATCTATTATCAAGGAATCGTTGCGTCGGCAAGAGGTGAGTGGTATGACCAAAGTAGGCTCACCCTCACACTATCAGCAATTGCAGGATAGAGAGACGGATGAATTGATACTGGAGAAACTCACTTCAGACTATAGTCTAGAAAACCTTGTATGTAGTGATATGGTGCGTGGTAAGCTACTACACTTCCTGCAGGAACACCAATCAATAGAATTATTGAATAGGTACCAACTCCCTATATCCAATAAACTGCTGTTACATGGCCCATCGGGTTGTGGGAAAACACTTGCTTCATATGTCATAGCCGGTGAGCTAAAAAAAATGATGATCGTGGTCAACCTTGGAGCCATTGTATCTGCTAAACTGGGAGAGACAAGCAAGAACTTGGCTAAACTCTTTCGTCGGGCAGCTACTGAAGATTGTATCATCTTCCTTGATGAGTTTGATTCACTGGGCAAGGTACGTGACTATAACCAAGATCATGGGGAAATGAAACGTGTGGTAAACACGATCCTACAGTTATTTGACTACCTCCCTCAAAGCAGCATTGCCATCGCCGCTACAAACCAAAAAGATATGCTGGATGAGGCGATAATGCGGCGTTTTGATATGAGCATTGGTTTCCCCCTCCCCAGCATGGAAAAAATTAAGGAATTGATTACATTGACCCTCCGGAATGGAGATTTTACTTTTGACAATAAAGCTGCTGTATCCGGTATCATCAAACTGGCAGAGGGGCTCTCTTACTACAGCATCCAGAAAACCTTGCTCAACACCATCAAGCGTAGCCTTTTTACCCAAGAGGGCAATAGTCGCAACCTTAAACCCAAGATCAATACCACCATCTGGCGGCAACTGGTGCAAGAAGAAAAAGAGGCATTGCAAACCACTTTAGCTTAA
- a CDS encoding helix-turn-helix domain-containing protein translates to MTQIFTSLTERELRELITEQVRTAVKPLMVTQPANHPEKPFLTRKETAELLGVSLATLHLWEKAGILKPERIGRRVLYTMEAVREAVTKEKAGEQALALK, encoded by the coding sequence ATGACACAGATCTTTACATCGCTCACGGAGCGGGAGCTTCGGGAGCTCATTACAGAACAGGTGCGGACGGCGGTGAAGCCGCTGATGGTTACGCAGCCTGCCAATCATCCTGAAAAGCCTTTTCTTACGCGGAAAGAGACAGCTGAGTTGCTGGGCGTCTCGCTGGCTACGCTTCACCTTTGGGAGAAGGCGGGTATTCTCAAACCGGAGCGGATCGGGCGACGGGTGCTTTATACTATGGAGGCGGTCCGCGAAGCAGTAACGAAGGAGAAGGCCGGGGAACAGGCATTAGCCTTGAAGTAA